In Hermetia illucens chromosome 5, iHerIll2.2.curated.20191125, whole genome shotgun sequence, a single window of DNA contains:
- the LOC119657853 gene encoding WD repeat-containing protein 36, producing the protein MSGSRIFRRNRAVGYVSNNIPAVTRYVHRRKDNLIITCIGRAFQVYTAGHFRLLHISDVHPDEITCLAADKRYIFTASDKAVYAWRSGKHLKHLYKGHDKDVHLLLPFRDHLITVDEGNTLRVWSVVTEDIYLEIPFNEKEFKISAMMHPPTYINKILLGSSQGTLQLWNIKDNKLVYTFNTGTCRVTALEAAPVIDVAGIGFVDGRIVLLNMKYDEIIVEFKQEWGPVLQMSFRTDGNSILATTSTNGNVAFWNLEERRVASQLVAHHDNVTTAICLPSEPLMLTTSPDNSMKLWIFDLPDGGARLLRIREGHSAPPLCIRFHGSKGENIISSGEDSSMRIFSTISETLNKSMGRASYNRKASKKKNKMQEDPLIMPPILHFTTETTREKEWDNIAAIHAGLVQTTTWSFDKCRMGHLKLVPEKFHNKTRTDFISEATCVALTHCGNFVIIGYSSGDVERFNIQSGIHRASYGKPAHKSAVRGIACDNLNQMVITGASDGILKFWNFRENVSEPISEMDLHQGVSMFHSHRESAMLCIALEDFTLNILDCDTKTVVRKFVGHTGKINDVTFSPDSRRLISAAMDSTIKTWDIPSSYLIDHFKVERPCVSLTMSPTGEFLATAHVDYLGIYLWANKMLFNQISLRSIDPYEDAPYIDLPSHARDQEANIEDAMAEINLGEGDELTLKYETPEQLDDELVTMSDLAASRWQNLLDLDIIKKRNKPKAPPKVPKQAPFFLPTVAGTEFQFDLSGVTQEDENSRVLIPENFSNLTIFGKMLQEAINTGDHQSCVDHLKKVGPSMIDFEIKSLHPDGGGNYKIMLQFLRIIVFMLNTNKDFELAQAYLSVFLKVHGRSLTENNEIMDYLPEVQKAQNKSWDILEEKLLYGLGVVSALRNYVR; encoded by the exons ATGTCAGGAAGTCGAATATTCCGCCGCAATCGTGCGGTTGGATACGTCAGCAACAATATTCCGGCAGTTACGCGTTATGTCCATCGCCGCAAAGATAATTTGATAATCACATGCATTGGCCGCGCTTTTCAAGTGTACACCGCCGGTCATTTTCGTTTGCTACACATAAGCGATGTCCACCCTGACGAAATTACGTGTCTTGCAGCTGACAAACGCTACATTTTTACTGCCAGCGACAAGGCCGTCTATGCCTGGCGTTCAGGAAAACACCTGAAACACTTGTACAAAGGCCACGACAAGGATGTTCACCTGCTGCTGCCGTTCAGGGATCACTTGATCACCGTCGACGAAGGAAATACTCTGCGCGTTTGGAGCGTTGTCACGGAGGATATCTACCTTGAAATCCCATTTAATGAAAAGGAGTTCAAGATTAGTGCAATGATGCATCCTCCCACGTACATCAATAAGATTTTGCTCGGCAGCTCGCAAGGGACGCTCCAGTTgtggaatataaaagacaataagttGGTTTACACGTTCAATACAGGAACATGCAGGGTCACCGCCTTGGAAGCAGCCCCCGTCATCGATGTGGCAGGCATTGGCTTTGTAGACGGCCGTATTGTCCTCTTGAATATGAAGTACGACGAGATAATTGTGGAGTTCAAGCAAGAGTGGGGTCCAGTTTTGCAAATGTCCTTTCGCACCGACGGCAATTCAATCCTAGCTACCACCAGCACGAACGGGAACGTCGCCTTCTGGAACCTGGAGGAAAGAAGG GTTGCCAGCCAACTCGTAGCCCATCACGACAACGTCACGACCGCAATATGTCTCCCTAGTGAACCGCTCATGCTAACCACATCCCCTGACAATTCAATGAAGCTTTGGATTTTCGACTTACCGGATGGCGGTGCTCGGTTATTACGCATCCGAGAAGGGCACAGCGCGCCGCCACTCTGCATTCGATTCCACGGCTCAAAAGGGGAAAATATCATTTCATCCGGCGAAGATAGTTCCATGAGAATTTTCAGCACAATATCCGAGACGTTAAACAAAAGTATGGGGCGTGCGAGTTACAATAGGAAGGCttcgaaaaagaaaa ATAAAATGCAAGAAGATCCCTTGATTATGCCTCCCATTCTTCATTTTACAACTGAGACAACTCGCGAGAAAGAATGGGACAACATTGCAGCTATTCACGCCGGACTGGTGCAGACGACAACGTGGTCTTTTGACAAATGCAGAATGGGACACTTGAAGCTGGTCCCAGAGAAATTTCACAATAAAACTAGAACTGATTTTATTTCGGAGGCGACGTGCGTTGCTCTGACCCACTGCGGAAATTTCGTTATTATTG GTTATTCTTCTGGCGACGTAGAACGCTTTAATATACAGTCAGGAATACACCGCGCTTCGTATGGAAAACCCGCTCATAAAAGTGCGGTCCGCGGCATAGCTTGTGACAATTTGAATCAAATGGTGATAACGGGCGCCAGCGACGGTATTCTAAAGTTTTGGAATTTCAGGGAAAATG TTTCTGAGCCAATATCAGAAATGGACCTGCATCAAGGAGTATCCATGTTCCATTCACATCGGGAAAGTGCTATGCTGTGCATTGCATTAGAAGATTTTACTCTCAATATATTGGATTGTGATACAAAAACAGTTGTGAGAAAGTTCGTGGGTCATACTGGGAAGATAAATGACGTTACATTTAGTCCGGACAGCCGCAGGCTTATCAGTGCAGCGATGGATTCAACGATTAAAACATGGGACATACCATCTTCGTATCTGATTGATCATTTTAAG GTTGAACGACCATGTGTCTCACTCACAATGTCTCCAACTGGAGAATTCCTGGCAACAGCGCACGTAGACTATTTAGGAATTTACTTGTGGGCAAACAAAATGcttttcaatcaaatttctCTTCGTTCCATTGATCCTTATGAAGATGCACCATATATTGATCTGCCCTCACATGCTCGCGACCAGGAGGCAAATATTGAAGATGCCATGGCGGAAATAAACTTGGGAGAAGGTGACGAGCTTACTCTTAAATACGAAACTCCCGAACAACTAGACGATGAACTAGTGACCATGTCAGATTTAGCAGCATCACGTTGGCAAAATCTCCTCGATTTGGATATTATCAAGAAGAGAAACAAACCGAAAGCCCCACCAAAAGTCCCGAAGCAAGCTCCATTTTTCCTACCAACTGTGGCGGGAACCGAATTCCAATTTGATCTTTCTGGAGTTACACAAGAAGATGAAAATTCTCGAGTTTTAATCCCAGAAAATTTCTCGAACTTGACAATATTCGGGAAAATGTTACAAGAAGCCATTAACACCGGTGATCATCAAAGCTGCGTTGACCATCTGAAAAAAGTTGGTCCTTCAATGATAGATTTCGAAATAAAATCACTTCACCCAGATGGCGGTGGAAATTATAAGATTATGTTACAATTTTTGCGAATAATTGTTTTTATGTTAAACACAAATAAGGACTTTGAATTGGCTCAAGCatatttgagtgtatttttgaaGGTGCATGGAAGGAGTTTAACGGAGAATAACGAAATTATGGACTATTTACCTGAAGTTCAAAAAGCTCAAAATAAAAGTTGGGATATTTTGGAGGAGAAACTGCTGTATGGATTGGGAGTTGTTAGTGCTTTAAGAAATTATGTACGTTAA